GCCGAGCCATGATTGGAATATATTTGTCTTTTGGGTAGGCTTGTAGTTGCGGCTGTTGGTGCCTCAATGTCAAATTCGTCGTCGGTCTCGTCACCCTCTTCGACACATCCAGTTTTGATGTTTAAGATCTCAAGCATAGCAGCAGTTGTACCACCGAATAAAATCACAGTAAGAACCACCACAACGAGGACTGTAGCTAGCAATGCATACTTGGAGTCGCCCTGTAAGCCCATAGCCAATGCTACACCGACAGCACCACGTAAGCCGGCCCAAAACTGCATCATCTGATAATTATAAGGAATCTCTTGTGATTGTTCGTTACTGTATCCCCTCGAAGAAGTCTTAGATCTAGCGATCCAGTTGATAAGTCTACTGAGAGGAAAAATAGCTGCCCAACGAGCAATGCAGATGCATGCAAATGtaacgatgatgagaagagGTTTGAAGACCAATTCGACCTCGGTAAATAAAGATAATCCAAGATAGATGAaaataaaattttcactAAGTTGTGCTAGTAACTGAAAGACGTATTTGGTAGCTATCTGGGTACGGCGAGACATATTGTAGTAGGCATAATGCTTCAAAGTAATGCCACAAAACAACAAAGAAACAATTCCAGACATGTGGCAACcgtttgaaaagaagtaaGACTCGTAGGCCAACAACAACACTAAACAACTTTCGATCTGAGGGTACCTGCGAATATGCGAATGCTTTAGCAGTAGCGCAATAAGAGTGCCTATCACCAAGCCAATGAGAGTGCTAATAGTGAAAGTGATGAGAAACAAAGCAACACCTTGGAAAAGACTGGAAAATTCAGCGTGTTGACCATGAAACCTCTCACAGGTCTCAAACATGACAATACAAATAGCATCGttaagaagagattccCCAAATATGATGGTGTATAGTTTAGGGTCGACTTTGTAGCTATTGAAAATTGATAGAATTGTGACAGGATCAGTGGCAGAAAGTGTAGCACCAACTGCCAATGCGTCGACAAATGATATATTGATACCATCAATGCCCAATTTTGTGTAGACAAACATAATTATTCCTACCACAATGGCACTGATAAATGTGCCCGGAATGGCGAAGATGAGAATAGAACCAATGTTCCGAAAAAAATTGGCCTGGTGTAGTTCATATCCAGAGTTAAGGATTATGGGTGGCAagaggatattgaaaaagtaGTTTGAATTGAACTTAACGGCATCCTGAATGTAATGTCCTGGACTAACACGAATGATAAGTCCGACAACCATTCCGTAAAATATAGATAACACCGTTTCATGGATAGCCTTGATTCTCTTCTGCTGTAGATAATATGACGACCAGAGTGCGgatccaagaagaaatagcaCTATAAAAAGCGCCCAAGATGAGAATATCTCTTCAGAGATAGGGTTTGTATCGTCGTCAGCGCCAGGCAAATCGACCTCGGGATCTTCTGGGACCGGTGCTTCATCGATAGGATTAACTACCTCTTTAGCAACGCATCTGTCAGCCAAAAGAACTACGGCAAAGATCCATAGTAGAATTGGTCTGGATTTGCTGTAAATCGAAGATAAAGACATTTGTTAATATGTCaacaagagaagaattaaGCAAGAGATACCGTGCAAGTGAATTACTCCTCCGTGAACACTTTATGTTTATGTCCAAGGAGGATCGGTCGTCGATCGACCCTGTCGTACAATTGAATTTCAGTTGAGCGATGGATGGTGGTggcaggaaaaaaaaattcacCAAAAACTCACTAAAAGATTATGACTTTGACACGAAATAAAAATACTTAATGGCTGGAAAATAATCAACAACTATTGAGAGAGTTACACCAAATTATTTACAGATTTGCATCATGCCTGGCCGCCCTATAGTAGTTTCTGGACCTTCAGGGACTGGGAAATCAACTTTGTTGAAGCGTCTTTTTGCAGAGTATCCAGGAAAATTCGGATTCTCCGTCTCCAATACAACTAGAAAGCCAAGACCTGGAGAAAAAGACGGTGTCGATTACAACTTTGTTAGCGTCGATCAATTTAAGCAGTTGGTAGCTGATGGTGCATTCATCGAATGGGCACAGTTTTCAGGCAATTACTATGGAACCACTATAGCAGCAGTGAAAAAGGTTTCGGAAGGCTTGAAGAGAACATGCGTTTTGGATATCGATATGCAAGGTGTCAAATCTGTCAAAAAGACAGATTTGAATGCCAGGTTTGTTTTCGTGGcgcctccttctttggaagagttgaaaaaaagattggaAGGCAGAGGTACGGAAACTGCTGAAAGCTtgtcaaagagattgagcGCAGCCGAGGCAGAGTTGGAGTTCGCCAAAACTGGTGCTCATGATAAAGTCATTGTGAATGATAACCTCGAAAGTGCTTACAAAGAACTCAATGAGTTCATCTTTGCATAACAAGTCTAGTTTTttctaaaaaaaaaaaaagcacAATAGCATAGCTCAAGCCATGTTAAGTAGTCCTAATCCTTTCATCTTTGCCAAAATCTGGTCAAGACgatcatcaattttttctGCATTGTACTCCTCAATGGTCATTCCATCGATACTCAATGTGTTGGAGGTTAATTTCTCGTAAAGATCTCCGTACAGCTTCGTTTGGATCTTTATAAAACTCTCAAACGTTggatcaagaagagagaatCTTAACGAAAGATACTGATCGAGCTCATTTTTCAAACGACCATTCAGCTCCTCGTAAATTGACTGCGCTTGTGTGAAGTCAAGTTTCACTTCATCCAACCGTTCCACCTGCTTAATCAATTGCTGCTTAGCTTCAGCGGCTGAATTGCCGGATCTCACGCTGTAGTCCAACCCGTCCACCTCTCTCTGTAGTTTATCGAATTTTGTCTTCAATACATCGTAGTCGAACTTTTTGCGGCCTCTTTTACTTATAAGACGCTGAATCTCCTCATTATAAGACTTCAGATCCGACACAGGATCGATCACCGTCACTTGCATTGGTTCCAACAACTCGGGTAGGACCAGTTCCTTAATTTCGTTAAGCAACTTCAAATACTCGAGAGAAATTCCATCTCTCGGATTTGTAGTCTCTGATTCGCTCTCAACACCACTCTCCATTATCGCAGTCTTGTCACCCTCTATCTGGAACGAATAATCTCCGTAGAAGCTATCGATCGTCTTCACGATATTGAGCTGAACCTCGATCAATCGTTCAAAATTTTTAACGAACATTGCCATATCTTGTTCGAGTTCTGTAGTCAACCCGTTAAACTTCTTGAAACTTTCCTCTTTGTGGTCAAACTCCGTATCCACAGTCACTTCCGAGTGCTTTGccgtcttcatcatcacaTGAGCTCCCGCCCTATTGACTGCTTTCTTGAATCCGGACCAtgacattttttttctttttcaatgataTAGAAAGATAATAACGATTTAGGGTATCAATGTGTAGTTTAAGTATCTAGTTCCGGTCTTTCTCAGAGGGAGTTAGACGTGCCACACAGGTTTCAAATTGGCCCCGCTATAGGCGCTCGTGAAGACGCGTCGATCGATTGATATATTATTTCTATCTCTTTAACCCCGCTTCTGGTCACGAAACCGTTGGTaactccttcttgaaaTGGGAATTCATCCCGCTTACACCCCATTCACACCCCGTGTACACCTACCGCGACCACTCAGTAGTCTAGTAATGATCTATAATATCTATATATG
The sequence above is a segment of the Brettanomyces nanus chromosome 4, complete sequence genome. Coding sequences within it:
- the NHX1 gene encoding monovalent cation:H+ antiporter, CPA1 (nhx1) → MSLSSIYSKSRPILLWIFAVVLLADRCVAKEVVNPIDEAPVPEDPEVDLPGADDDTNPISEEIFSSWALFIVLFLLGSALWSSYYLQQKRIKAIHETVLSIFYGMVVGLIIRVSPGHYIQDAVKFNSNYFFNILLPPIILNSGYELHQANFFRNIGSILIFAIPGTFISAIVVGIIMFVYTKLGIDGINISFVDALAVGATLSATDPVTILSIFNSYKVDPKLYTIIFGESLLNDAICIVMFETCERFHGQHAEFSSLFQGVALFLITFTISTLIGLVIGTLIALLLKHSHIRRYPQIESCLVLLLAYESYFFSNGCHMSGIVSLLFCGITLKHYAYYNMSRRTQIATKYVFQLLAQLSENFIFIYLGLSLFTEVELVFKPLLIIVTFACICIARWAAIFPLSRLINWIARSKTSSRGYSNEQSQEIPYNYQMMQFWAGLRGAVGVALAMGLQGDSKYALLATVLVVVVLTVILFGGTTAAMLEILNIKTGCVEEGDETDDEFDIEAPTAATTSLPKRQIYSNHGSATSSRYYDDTPVGDELNATPLNVSVPTPQANNNNPKLAVFPSQQFHFAGSQTNADGRAQTSSGSSSGAPVQSSASMMNLGNMLNLEEQTKWFTSFDENVLKPVLLDNLPDDSDKHTNNASSSSST
- the GUK1 gene encoding guanylate kinase, producing the protein MPGRPIVVSGPSGTGKSTLLKRLFAEYPGKFGFSVSNTTRKPRPGEKDGVDYNFVSVDQFKQLVADGAFIEWAQFSGNYYGTTIAAVKKVSEGLKRTCVLDIDMQGVKSVKKTDLNARFVFVAPPSLEELKKRLEGRGTETAESLSKRLSAAEAELEFAKTGAHDKVIVNDNLESAYKELNEFIFA